In one window of Deinococcus sonorensis KR-87 DNA:
- a CDS encoding SPFH domain-containing protein, with protein MAISVLAVIVLVLVVVTLAAAVKSVPQGYEWTQERFGRYQRTLKPGLNLIFPYIDRIGRRVNIMEQVLDVQSQEIITKDNAQVTVDGVMFYQVLDAAKASYEVGNLNQAMLNLTMTNIRTVMGSMDLDELLSQRDSINTRLLRVVDEATEPWGVKITRIEIKDIKPPADLVASMGRQMKAERDKRAVILEAEGLRQAAILRAEGQKQSEILNAEGLRQAAFLAAEARERQAQAEAEATRMVSLAIDAGSVQAINYFVAQKYIDALGQLATSSNQKTLILPLETVGVLGSIQGIAELAAAASGQKR; from the coding sequence ATGGCAATTTCCGTGCTCGCCGTGATCGTGCTGGTGCTGGTGGTGGTGACGCTCGCCGCCGCCGTGAAGAGTGTGCCGCAGGGCTACGAATGGACCCAGGAGCGCTTCGGGCGCTACCAGCGCACCCTCAAACCCGGCCTCAACCTGATCTTCCCGTACATCGACCGTATCGGCCGGCGGGTCAACATCATGGAGCAGGTGCTGGACGTGCAGTCGCAGGAGATCATCACCAAGGACAACGCCCAGGTGACGGTGGACGGCGTGATGTTCTACCAGGTGCTCGACGCGGCGAAGGCCAGCTACGAGGTCGGCAACCTGAATCAGGCGATGCTGAACCTCACGATGACCAACATCCGCACCGTGATGGGCAGCATGGACCTGGACGAACTGCTGTCGCAGCGCGACTCGATCAACACCCGCCTGCTGCGGGTGGTGGACGAGGCCACCGAGCCGTGGGGCGTCAAGATCACCCGTATTGAGATTAAGGACATCAAGCCGCCGGCCGATCTGGTCGCCAGCATGGGCCGGCAGATGAAGGCCGAGCGCGACAAGCGCGCCGTGATCCTGGAGGCCGAGGGGCTGCGGCAGGCGGCCATCCTGCGCGCCGAGGGTCAGAAGCAATCGGAGATCCTGAATGCCGAGGGCCTGCGGCAGGCGGCGTTCCTGGCGGCTGAAGCACGGGAACGGCAGGCGCAGGCCGAGGCGGAGGCCACCCGGATGGTCAGTCTGGCGATCGACGCGGGCAGCGTGCAGGCCATCAACTACTTCGTGGCGCAGAAGTACATTGACGCGCTGGGGCAGCTGGCCACCAGCAGCAACCAGAAGACCCTGATCCTGCCTCTGGAGACGGTCGGCGTGCTGGGCAGCATCCAGGGCATCGCGGAGCTGGCCGCCGCCGCCAGCGGCCAGAAGCGCTGA
- a CDS encoding NCS2 family permease, with protein sequence MSGPVSSGLALDRAFRLQALGSSVPRELRAGLTTFLTMSYILFVNPQVLSAAIHIPNAFVQLLMTTALSAAFGSLMMGLVARYPFAQAPGMGLNAFFAYTVVQGLGVPWQTALGAVFISGVLFVLLSVLGARQAIVKAIPLGLKFAITCGIGLFLAFLGFRNAGLVVANPATLVGLGAVTSPTVWLALVGLLISSVLLVRRVTGAVLWGILLTSVLAVLLHLPVYAGGPNGALQAFPGFQGRLLGVLDAPVWPSGLFLQLDLAGALGLGLLNVVFTFFFVDFFDATGTLTGLAQRAGYLDREGNMARPRRTFAMDGLAAMFGALMGTSTTTAYVESASGIGEGGRSGLTAVTVGVLFLLSVFFWPLAAVVPAAATAPALILVGAMMLEGVRQIAWDDMSEAVPCFLAIVVMPLTFSIANGVSLGVISYCAIKLLSGRGREVSGLLYAVAVLLLARYIWLTAG encoded by the coding sequence ATGAGCGGTCCGGTGTCCTCCGGGTTGGCCCTGGACCGGGCCTTCAGGCTGCAGGCCCTGGGCAGCAGCGTGCCGCGTGAGCTGCGTGCCGGGCTCACCACCTTCCTGACCATGAGCTACATCCTGTTCGTGAACCCGCAGGTGCTTTCGGCCGCCATCCACATTCCCAACGCCTTCGTGCAGCTGCTGATGACCACCGCCCTCTCGGCCGCGTTCGGTTCGCTGATGATGGGGCTGGTGGCCCGGTATCCGTTTGCCCAGGCGCCGGGCATGGGTCTGAACGCCTTTTTTGCGTACACGGTGGTGCAGGGCCTCGGGGTGCCGTGGCAGACTGCGCTGGGCGCGGTGTTCATTTCCGGCGTGCTGTTCGTGCTGCTCAGCGTGCTGGGGGCACGGCAGGCGATCGTGAAGGCCATTCCGCTGGGGCTCAAGTTCGCGATCACCTGCGGCATCGGCCTGTTCCTGGCGTTCCTGGGCTTCCGCAACGCCGGGCTGGTGGTGGCCAACCCCGCCACCCTGGTGGGTCTGGGCGCCGTCACCTCGCCCACCGTGTGGCTGGCACTGGTGGGCCTGCTGATCAGCAGCGTGCTGCTGGTGCGGCGGGTAACCGGGGCGGTGCTGTGGGGCATCCTGCTGACCAGCGTGCTGGCCGTGCTGCTGCACCTGCCGGTGTACGCGGGCGGCCCCAATGGGGCGCTGCAGGCGTTTCCTGGCTTCCAGGGCCGGCTGCTGGGGGTGTTGGACGCGCCGGTCTGGCCCTCAGGGCTGTTCCTGCAGCTGGATCTCGCCGGCGCGCTGGGCCTGGGGCTGCTGAACGTGGTGTTCACCTTCTTCTTCGTGGATTTCTTCGACGCGACCGGCACCCTGACGGGCCTCGCCCAGCGCGCCGGGTACCTGGACCGTGAGGGCAACATGGCCCGTCCACGCCGCACCTTTGCGATGGACGGGCTGGCGGCGATGTTCGGCGCCCTGATGGGCACCAGCACCACCACCGCGTATGTCGAGTCGGCCAGCGGCATCGGGGAGGGCGGGCGCAGCGGCCTGACGGCCGTGACGGTCGGCGTGCTGTTCCTGCTGAGCGTGTTCTTCTGGCCGCTGGCCGCCGTGGTCCCGGCGGCCGCCACCGCGCCCGCGCTGATCCTGGTGGGGGCGATGATGCTGGAAGGCGTGCGCCAGATCGCCTGGGACGACATGTCCGAGGCCGTGCCGTGCTTCCTGGCCATCGTCGTGATGCCGCTGACCTTCAGCATCGCCAACGGGGTGAGCCTGGGCGTCATCAGTTACTGCGCCATCAAGCTGCTGAGCGGGCGGGGCCGTGAGGTCAGCGGGTTGCTGTACGCGGTCGCGGTGCTGCTGCTGGCGCGCTACATCTGGCTCACGGCCGGCTGA
- a CDS encoding alpha-mannosidase — MAHPPSLEQLLQLIHKRIHELAAWTNQESVPVTDGQFRPQGGAWQPYRVGDPWPSRAFPVTFQFTAEAPEAWRGGPVYLRARPGGEAVLLMNGQARFGLNRYHQEVVLTDGTGNAGPYQLTIEASPKGLFGAPVPSPRFEELSLLRPDLQVRALVEDLASAHDAARHLAQRERPDVATALAALLWESVNLCVLPRGDDQAFLARLMHSPAERDIIEGIWDEWQFTAPPAELQDTHRASLEAARQHLSDGLRRLLERHPAEGELHLTGHAHIDLAWLWPLHETKRKAQRTFSTVLDLMDRHDDFVFNQSSAQLYQWMEDEQPELFERLRARVQEGRWELVGGMWVEPDGNLINGESWVRQLYYGQRYFQSRFGRTATVCWLPDTFGYAANLPQLLRQAGLPSFFTTKLTWNETNEFPFDLYRWEGLDGSQVVAHSFRNPNQGYNGNILAHDLVDTWRNFKGKTHHPATLLSFGWGNGGGGPTDAMLERYRRYQTFPGLPRLQMSRVADHYAAIDASRLPVWRGEQYLELHRGTYTTQATVKQLNRQLEQQLVATEAALTLATRLLQRPYPHDALDTCWTTLLRNQFHDILPGSSVHEVNQTHHQEMQPALDQARALRHEALTALSAEVGGGQDAAGVVVIWNLGVSEQQLDVTFPPPALDDFHVTDLNGEVLPHAVTPGGVRLTADRQVPGLGHTSVRLQPGPNPLPALVATDTTIETRFLRLEVAPDGTLLRLHDRTQDREVLDGPGNQLWLYTDLPRTWEAWDVDALYTAQGQQLRATRPPRLIRCSAAEACIEVVYTHEQSVITQQYTLGAASRRLDIVTHVHWQGRRQLLRSLTPVQVRSPHATFETAFGVVTRSTHHNTSWDAAQFEVPAHRFADLSESDSGVSLLNDSKYGHSVKGNVLGLSLLRAPVYPDPLADQGEHHFTYSLYPHAGADLTGTLREAQQLNRPLDAVLAPGTGTWPAEQRLLTVTQPRLSLSALRLNRDEQVIVRLYDPLGSRGHFGVHSPLASQWQQTTLLEDGEADWTGRYGPFEVITLRG, encoded by the coding sequence GTGGCACACCCACCCAGCCTCGAACAGCTGCTGCAGCTGATCCACAAGCGGATTCATGAGCTCGCGGCCTGGACCAACCAGGAGAGTGTCCCGGTCACGGACGGCCAGTTCCGGCCTCAAGGAGGCGCGTGGCAGCCGTACCGGGTGGGCGACCCCTGGCCCTCGCGCGCCTTCCCGGTGACCTTTCAGTTCACGGCCGAGGCACCTGAAGCGTGGCGCGGCGGCCCCGTTTACCTGCGGGCGCGACCGGGCGGCGAGGCGGTGCTGCTGATGAACGGTCAGGCCCGCTTCGGGCTGAACCGCTATCACCAGGAGGTGGTGCTGACCGACGGCACCGGCAATGCAGGGCCGTACCAGCTGACCATCGAGGCCTCGCCCAAGGGGCTGTTCGGCGCGCCGGTGCCATCACCGCGCTTTGAGGAGCTGAGTCTGCTGAGGCCGGACCTGCAGGTGCGGGCGCTGGTCGAGGACCTCGCGTCGGCCCACGACGCGGCGCGGCATCTGGCGCAGCGCGAGCGTCCGGACGTGGCCACGGCCCTGGCGGCGCTGCTGTGGGAGAGTGTCAATCTGTGCGTGCTGCCCCGGGGCGACGATCAGGCCTTTCTGGCCCGTCTGATGCACTCGCCCGCCGAGCGCGACATCATCGAGGGCATCTGGGACGAGTGGCAGTTCACCGCGCCTCCAGCCGAACTGCAGGACACCCACCGCGCTTCGCTGGAGGCGGCCCGGCAGCACCTCTCGGACGGGCTGCGCCGCCTGCTGGAACGGCACCCGGCCGAAGGCGAGCTGCACCTGACCGGCCACGCCCACATCGATCTGGCGTGGCTGTGGCCGCTGCACGAAACGAAGCGCAAGGCGCAGCGCACCTTCTCGACGGTGCTGGACCTGATGGACCGGCACGACGACTTCGTGTTCAACCAGTCGAGCGCCCAGCTGTACCAGTGGATGGAGGACGAGCAGCCGGAGCTGTTCGAGCGCCTCCGGGCCCGCGTGCAGGAGGGCCGCTGGGAGCTGGTGGGCGGCATGTGGGTGGAGCCGGACGGCAACCTGATCAACGGCGAGAGCTGGGTGCGCCAGCTGTACTATGGCCAGCGCTACTTCCAGTCGCGGTTCGGCCGCACGGCCACGGTCTGCTGGCTGCCCGACACCTTCGGGTACGCGGCGAACCTGCCGCAACTGCTGCGCCAGGCGGGGCTGCCGTCGTTCTTCACCACCAAGCTCACCTGGAACGAGACCAACGAGTTCCCCTTCGATCTGTACCGCTGGGAGGGGCTGGACGGCTCGCAGGTGGTGGCGCACTCGTTCCGCAACCCGAACCAGGGGTACAACGGCAACATCCTGGCGCACGATCTGGTGGACACCTGGCGCAACTTCAAGGGCAAGACGCACCACCCGGCCACGCTGCTGAGCTTCGGCTGGGGCAACGGGGGCGGTGGCCCCACCGACGCGATGCTGGAGCGCTACCGCCGCTACCAGACGTTCCCGGGGCTGCCGCGCCTGCAGATGAGCCGGGTGGCGGATCACTACGCGGCCATCGACGCCTCCCGCCTGCCGGTCTGGCGCGGCGAGCAGTATCTGGAGCTGCACCGAGGCACCTACACCACCCAGGCGACGGTCAAACAGCTGAACCGTCAGCTGGAACAACAACTGGTGGCCACGGAGGCGGCCCTGACCCTGGCGACGCGGCTGCTGCAGCGCCCGTACCCGCACGACGCGCTGGACACCTGCTGGACCACCCTGCTGCGCAACCAGTTCCACGACATCCTGCCCGGCTCCAGCGTTCACGAGGTCAACCAGACGCACCATCAGGAGATGCAGCCGGCGCTGGATCAGGCGCGCGCCCTGCGGCACGAGGCGCTGACCGCCCTCAGTGCAGAGGTTGGCGGGGGGCAGGACGCGGCCGGCGTGGTGGTGATCTGGAACCTCGGCGTGAGCGAACAGCAGCTGGACGTGACCTTCCCGCCGCCGGCGCTGGACGACTTCCATGTCACCGACCTGAACGGCGAGGTGCTGCCGCACGCCGTGACGCCCGGGGGCGTGCGGCTGACGGCCGACCGGCAGGTGCCGGGCCTGGGGCACACCAGCGTGCGGCTGCAGCCGGGCCCGAACCCGCTGCCCGCGCTTGTGGCCACCGACACCACCATCGAGACCCGCTTCCTGCGCCTGGAGGTGGCCCCGGACGGCACGCTGCTCCGGCTGCATGACCGCACGCAGGACCGGGAGGTGCTGGACGGCCCCGGCAACCAGCTGTGGCTCTACACCGACCTGCCGCGCACCTGGGAAGCCTGGGACGTGGACGCGCTGTACACGGCGCAGGGCCAGCAGCTGCGGGCGACGCGGCCGCCCCGCCTGATCCGCTGCTCGGCGGCCGAGGCCTGCATCGAGGTGGTGTACACCCACGAGCAGTCGGTCATCACCCAGCAGTACACGCTCGGCGCGGCCTCCCGGCGGCTCGACATCGTGACCCACGTGCACTGGCAGGGGCGGCGTCAGCTGCTGCGTTCGCTGACGCCGGTGCAGGTGCGCAGTCCGCACGCCACCTTCGAGACGGCCTTCGGGGTCGTGACGCGCAGCACCCACCACAACACCAGCTGGGACGCCGCGCAGTTCGAGGTGCCGGCCCACCGCTTCGCGGACCTCAGCGAGAGCGACTCCGGGGTGAGCCTGCTCAACGACAGCAAGTACGGCCACTCGGTCAAGGGCAACGTGCTGGGGCTCTCGCTGCTGCGCGCCCCGGTGTATCCGGACCCGCTGGCCGACCAAGGCGAGCACCACTTCACCTATAGCCTGTACCCGCACGCCGGGGCGGACCTCACCGGCACCCTGCGCGAGGCGCAGCAGCTGAATCGGCCGCTGGACGCCGTGCTGGCGCCCGGCACCGGCACCTGGCCCGCCGAACAGCGGCTGCTGACCGTGACGCAGCCGCGGCTGTCGCTCTCGGCGCTGCGGCTGAACCGGGACGAACAGGTGATCGTGCGGCTCTACGATCCGCTGGGCAGCCGCGGACACTTTGGGGTGCACTCGCCGCTCGCGTCGCAGTGGCAGCAGACCACCCTGCTGGAGGACGGCGAGGCGGACTGGACCGGCCGCTACGGGCCCTTCGAGGTGATCACCCTGCGCGGCTGA
- a CDS encoding ankyrin repeat domain-containing protein, with product MSDASDRAAALDPETLEFLQTVFDLVRAGDTAQLTPLLDHGLPANLTNHRGDTLLMLASYHGHLELTRQLLQHGADPERPNDQGQTPLLGAAFKGDLPMVDLLLEHGADVESRSPDGKTALMMAAMFNRTAIVTRLLERGAQLSARAVDGTSALDAARLMGAADTAAQLEALMDQAL from the coding sequence ATGTCCGATGCTTCCGACCGTGCTGCCGCCCTGGACCCGGAGACGCTCGAGTTTCTGCAGACGGTCTTCGATCTGGTGCGGGCCGGCGACACCGCACAGCTGACGCCGCTGCTGGACCACGGGCTGCCCGCCAACCTGACCAATCACCGGGGGGACACCCTGCTGATGCTGGCCAGCTACCACGGCCACCTGGAGCTGACCCGGCAGCTGCTGCAGCACGGCGCCGATCCGGAACGCCCCAACGATCAGGGTCAGACGCCGCTGCTGGGCGCCGCCTTCAAGGGCGACCTGCCGATGGTGGACCTGCTGCTGGAACACGGGGCGGATGTGGAAAGCCGCAGCCCGGACGGCAAGACCGCCCTGATGATGGCGGCGATGTTCAACCGCACCGCCATCGTGACGCGGCTTCTGGAACGCGGCGCCCAGCTGAGTGCCCGCGCCGTGGACGGCACGTCCGCCCTCGACGCGGCCCGGCTGATGGGGGCCGCCGACACCGCCGCCCAGCTGGAAGCGCTGATGGATCAGGCGCTGTAG
- a CDS encoding ATP-binding protein: MTERSDVRAAPQWSPDVLDLLDALASAQTEGAVLEWLLDAARRSLLAPAAQVWWPDRDGLPLTLAASSGAADFDVGTTLAAAVWHRREALYLDDLSALPDQPETGVAARPGAAAALPLPGAPPAGVLTVIYSEPHPFSWSERRVLSVLLQQAGAALVRLQQAGQELGQHHQPADALRAFVQFTERVASSTDVPVLAEQAIEVLRASLGEVSVGYYEADGDFWTARVLSQDPFMRRSLQTRLHFPRAAPGLQRAFETNAPLSYSHMQPQEGDETGEASYETGAVYPYSSGGEPKSWLGIGRVGAQLWTEAELDIFKAVGRSLGLALERAEQTRQLEERQALLEEERAALDAFVTFTEAVGTETDLLLLAAHARDVLNATVPELHIMYYTLDDQQWQPRVVSGHATVAPLPLETPGFAEALWTRSPVTVSGWNGGESARVVSEPHGNGALYPYFWQGRPFGLLAAGTRHSRHWTPRARATFMAVARSLALALERAATAETLQVQNAELLAQTQALEAFAQLTSDLGVQRDPYALIRRAQEVALSLLPDGFAAYYEPQDQRWTLRSQVGERGHAGLEAAVQGGLEWELTPTLTIPWSSGRPLYQQHYHPDTDGIVETAGVVQAVASLPLLLHGQPTGVFAVAQFGPRLWNASERAMLEGVTTSLGLALERAQGLMQLAQRSAELEHSNAALTAANEELEGFTYSVSHDLRTPVRHVMGFADLALREVRGTPNSKVERYLNVIHDAATRMNTLIDGMLTLSRMGRQDLRLGPVNLDLLVRQAQHDVRAEFPAQPVEWQVAPLPVVWGDSDTLQQVITNLLSNAVKYSQTRPLSVVKVEVQEGADGWTISVGDNGVGFDPAYQHKLFVVFQRLHNYQDFQGTGVGLATVRRIVLRHGGQVFAEGRPGEGATFSFTLPRHG; this comes from the coding sequence ATGACAGAGCGGTCGGACGTCCGGGCAGCGCCTCAGTGGTCTCCGGACGTTCTGGACCTGCTGGACGCCCTCGCGTCGGCCCAGACCGAAGGGGCAGTGCTGGAATGGCTGCTGGATGCGGCCCGCCGCTCGCTCCTGGCTCCCGCCGCTCAGGTGTGGTGGCCGGACAGGGACGGCCTGCCCCTGACGCTGGCCGCCAGCAGCGGCGCCGCGGACTTCGACGTCGGGACGACGTTGGCCGCTGCCGTGTGGCACCGCCGGGAGGCGCTGTACCTGGATGACCTGTCGGCCCTGCCGGACCAGCCGGAGACCGGAGTGGCCGCACGGCCGGGAGCCGCTGCCGCGCTGCCGCTGCCCGGCGCTCCCCCGGCCGGCGTGCTGACCGTGATCTACAGCGAGCCGCACCCATTCTCGTGGAGCGAGCGCCGGGTGCTGTCGGTGCTGCTGCAGCAGGCCGGGGCCGCCCTGGTTCGCCTGCAACAGGCCGGTCAGGAGTTGGGGCAGCACCATCAGCCGGCCGACGCCCTGAGGGCCTTCGTGCAGTTCACCGAGCGGGTCGCCAGCAGCACCGATGTGCCGGTGCTGGCCGAGCAGGCCATCGAGGTGCTGCGCGCCAGCCTGGGCGAGGTGAGCGTGGGCTACTACGAGGCCGACGGCGACTTCTGGACCGCGCGGGTGCTGTCGCAGGACCCGTTCATGCGCCGTTCGCTGCAGACGAGGCTGCATTTTCCAAGGGCCGCGCCGGGCCTGCAGCGGGCCTTCGAGACCAATGCCCCGCTGTCATACAGCCATATGCAGCCGCAGGAGGGCGATGAGACGGGCGAGGCGAGCTACGAGACCGGGGCGGTCTACCCCTACAGCTCCGGCGGCGAGCCGAAAAGCTGGCTGGGCATCGGCCGGGTCGGTGCCCAGCTGTGGACCGAGGCGGAGCTGGACATCTTCAAGGCGGTGGGGCGCAGCCTGGGGCTGGCGCTGGAACGCGCCGAGCAGACCCGCCAGCTGGAGGAGCGGCAGGCGCTGCTGGAAGAGGAGCGGGCCGCCCTGGACGCCTTCGTGACCTTCACCGAGGCGGTCGGCACCGAGACCGACCTGCTGCTGCTGGCCGCCCACGCCCGGGACGTGCTGAACGCGACCGTGCCGGAGCTGCACATCATGTACTACACGCTGGACGACCAGCAGTGGCAGCCGCGCGTGGTTTCCGGGCACGCGACCGTCGCGCCGCTGCCGCTGGAAACTCCCGGCTTCGCGGAGGCGCTCTGGACCCGTTCTCCGGTCACGGTCAGCGGCTGGAACGGCGGCGAATCGGCGCGGGTGGTCAGCGAGCCGCACGGCAACGGCGCGCTGTACCCGTACTTCTGGCAGGGCCGGCCCTTCGGCCTGCTGGCCGCCGGCACCCGCCACAGCCGGCACTGGACCCCCCGCGCCCGGGCCACCTTCATGGCGGTGGCGCGCAGCCTCGCGCTGGCCCTGGAACGGGCGGCCACCGCCGAGACGCTGCAGGTCCAGAATGCCGAGCTGCTGGCCCAGACCCAGGCGCTGGAGGCCTTCGCGCAGCTGACCAGCGACCTGGGCGTGCAGCGCGACCCGTACGCGCTGATCCGACGGGCGCAGGAGGTGGCGCTGTCGCTGCTGCCGGACGGGTTCGCGGCGTACTACGAACCGCAGGATCAGCGCTGGACGCTGCGTTCCCAGGTGGGCGAGCGCGGTCACGCGGGGCTGGAGGCGGCGGTGCAGGGCGGACTGGAGTGGGAGTTGACCCCCACCCTGACGATTCCCTGGTCCAGTGGGCGGCCGCTGTATCAGCAGCACTACCACCCGGACACCGACGGCATCGTCGAGACGGCCGGGGTGGTTCAGGCGGTCGCCAGCCTGCCCCTGCTGCTGCACGGTCAGCCGACCGGCGTGTTCGCGGTGGCGCAGTTCGGGCCGCGGCTCTGGAACGCCAGCGAGCGGGCGATGCTGGAGGGCGTCACCACCAGCCTGGGTCTGGCGCTGGAACGCGCCCAGGGCCTGATGCAACTCGCGCAGCGCTCAGCGGAGCTGGAACACAGCAACGCCGCCCTCACGGCGGCCAATGAGGAGCTGGAGGGCTTCACCTACTCGGTGTCGCACGACCTGCGGACACCGGTGCGGCACGTGATGGGCTTTGCGGACCTGGCCCTGCGCGAGGTGCGGGGCACCCCCAACAGCAAGGTGGAGCGGTACCTGAACGTCATCCACGACGCCGCCACGCGCATGAACACCCTGATTGACGGCATGCTGACGCTCTCCAGGATGGGCCGCCAGGACCTGCGGCTGGGCCCGGTGAACCTGGACCTGCTGGTGCGGCAGGCGCAGCACGACGTCAGGGCCGAGTTCCCAGCGCAGCCGGTAGAGTGGCAGGTGGCGCCGCTGCCGGTGGTGTGGGGCGACAGCGACACGCTGCAGCAGGTGATCACTAATCTGCTCTCCAACGCGGTGAAATACTCCCAGACCCGTCCGCTGTCGGTGGTGAAGGTGGAGGTTCAGGAGGGGGCGGACGGCTGGACCATTTCGGTTGGCGACAATGGCGTGGGCTTCGATCCGGCCTACCAGCACAAGCTGTTCGTGGTGTTCCAGCGGCTGCACAACTACCAGGACTTTCAGGGCACCGGGGTGGGGCTGGCGACGGTCCGCCGCATCGTGCTGCGGCATGGAGGTCAGGTGTTCGCCGAGGGCCGTCCGGGGGAAGGCGCCACCTTCAGCTTCACACTGCCGCGCCACGGCTAG
- a CDS encoding DUF1003 domain-containing protein: protein MAQAHDDRFAQLIEGNAEINALLRQQAEAGLTNLHRPIERLGALLVRPVFLVVSLTVAVLWVLLNLDLKVVTSRPWDAPPFFWLQGLVGVLSLITTATVLVSQARQAQLAEQRAQLQLQVILLTEQRTAKLIGLLEELRRDLPNVHDRPDLEAEVMQQASSPQAILEAIVTQDDAGTEER from the coding sequence ATGGCCCAAGCGCACGACGACCGATTTGCCCAGCTGATCGAAGGCAACGCCGAGATCAACGCGCTCCTGCGCCAGCAGGCCGAGGCGGGCCTGACCAACCTGCACCGTCCCATCGAGCGGCTGGGGGCCCTGCTGGTGCGGCCGGTGTTTCTGGTGGTGTCGCTGACGGTGGCCGTGCTGTGGGTGCTGCTGAACCTGGACCTCAAGGTCGTCACCTCACGGCCCTGGGACGCGCCGCCGTTCTTCTGGCTTCAGGGACTCGTCGGAGTGCTGAGCCTGATCACCACCGCCACCGTGCTGGTGTCGCAGGCCCGGCAGGCGCAGCTGGCCGAGCAGCGCGCCCAGCTGCAGCTGCAGGTGATCCTGCTGACCGAGCAGCGCACTGCCAAACTGATCGGACTGCTGGAGGAGTTGCGGCGCGACCTGCCGAACGTGCACGACCGCCCTGATCTGGAGGCGGAGGTGATGCAGCAGGCCAGCAGCCCGCAGGCGATTCTGGAGGCCATCGTGACGCAGGACGACGCGGGAACAGAGGAGCGCTAG
- a CDS encoding MFS transporter codes for MTTAPVPWTTPQRWTVAAAVLGSSLAFLDGSIVNVALNAIQRYFGSGVAGSQWIVNGYMLMLAALILTGGALGDRYGRRLVFGLGVAIFAVASLGCGLAPTLNVLIAGRVLQGVGGALLIPGSLAMIGVLFDDAGRGRAVGLWSAATSATSLLGPVLGGLLVQLSWRWAFLINLPLAVLVLLCLRQVPETRSPGAQPPDLFGSLLAAVGLGLLTFALIQAGGPAGAGGLGGPLPLGLLGAALLLGFVLWEAREQHPMLPLTLFRRPAFSGTTVLTLLLYGALGALTFFLPLNLIGVQGYTPAQAGAALVPLALLLTVLSGPVGRWSAHTGPRLFLTAGPLTCAVAFAVFARTSLGGSYWQSFFPAIVVLGLGLSLTVAPLVSAVLGSVEPEYSGTASGVNNAVSRTGGLLAVAALGLVMLGSFRSDLSRQLHSQQQPPAVTQSMLAQADRLAQVPIPAGPAARTAQLRGSVQRAFVAGFQRVSWWCAALSLLAAVTALLSFRAGPARDR; via the coding sequence ATGACCACCGCCCCCGTGCCCTGGACCACCCCGCAGCGCTGGACTGTGGCCGCCGCGGTGCTCGGGTCCAGCCTCGCGTTTCTTGACGGCAGCATCGTCAACGTCGCGCTGAACGCCATTCAGCGCTACTTCGGGTCGGGCGTGGCCGGCAGCCAGTGGATTGTCAACGGCTACATGCTGATGCTGGCCGCCCTGATCCTGACCGGTGGGGCGTTGGGGGACCGGTATGGCCGGCGGCTGGTGTTCGGGCTGGGGGTGGCGATCTTCGCGGTGGCCTCGCTCGGCTGCGGACTGGCCCCGACCCTGAACGTGCTGATCGCCGGGCGGGTGCTGCAGGGGGTCGGCGGCGCGCTGCTGATTCCTGGAAGCCTTGCCATGATCGGGGTGCTGTTCGATGACGCGGGGCGGGGCCGGGCGGTGGGCCTGTGGTCGGCCGCCACCTCCGCCACCAGCCTGCTCGGGCCGGTGCTGGGCGGGCTGCTGGTCCAGCTGTCGTGGCGCTGGGCCTTCCTGATCAACCTGCCGCTGGCGGTGCTGGTGCTGCTGTGCCTGCGGCAGGTGCCGGAGACGCGCAGCCCAGGCGCGCAGCCGCCCGACCTGTTCGGCTCGCTGCTGGCGGCCGTGGGACTGGGCCTGCTCACCTTCGCGCTGATCCAGGCGGGCGGCCCGGCCGGGGCCGGCGGCCTGGGGGGGCCACTGCCGCTGGGCCTGCTGGGCGCCGCCCTGTTGCTGGGGTTTGTGCTCTGGGAGGCCCGTGAACAGCACCCGATGCTGCCGCTGACCCTGTTCCGGCGGCCCGCGTTCAGCGGCACCACCGTGCTGACCCTGCTGCTGTACGGCGCCCTGGGCGCCCTGACCTTCTTCCTGCCGTTGAACCTAATCGGGGTCCAGGGCTACACGCCGGCCCAGGCGGGCGCGGCGCTGGTGCCGCTGGCGCTGCTGCTCACCGTGCTGTCAGGTCCGGTTGGACGCTGGTCGGCCCACACCGGGCCGCGCCTGTTCCTGACGGCCGGGCCGCTGACCTGCGCCGTGGCCTTCGCGGTGTTCGCCCGCACCTCGCTGGGCGGCAGCTACTGGCAGAGCTTCTTTCCCGCCATCGTGGTGCTGGGGCTGGGCCTGAGCCTGACGGTGGCGCCGCTGGTCAGCGCGGTGCTGGGCAGCGTGGAGCCGGAGTACAGCGGCACCGCGTCCGGGGTCAACAACGCGGTGTCGCGCACCGGCGGGCTGCTGGCGGTGGCAGCGCTGGGGCTGGTGATGCTCGGCAGCTTCCGCAGCGACCTGAGCCGTCAGCTGCACTCCCAGCAGCAACCGCCCGCCGTGACTCAATCGATGCTGGCCCAGGCGGACCGGCTGGCCCAGGTGCCGATCCCGGCCGGTCCTGCGGCGCGCACCGCGCAGCTGCGGGGCTCGGTGCAGCGCGCCTTCGTGGCGGGCTTCCAGCGGGTCAGCTGGTGGTGCGCGGCGCTGAGCCTGCTGGCCGCCGTCACCGCGCTGCTGTCGTTCCGAGCCGGACCGGCACGGGACCGCTAG